GGCAGCTGAGTCTTCTGAGGAAGAGTCCGCAGAGTAATTCCAACTCAACTTTGAGTTAGATGCGTAAAGCAAGCGCCGTTTCCCAATTGGGAGACGGCGCTTTTGCTCTATTATGCTTGACCTCATGGAATTATTGATCGGTCGAGTCATCAAGTCGCACGGCATCAAAGGTGAAGTGTCCGTGGACGTGACTACGGACAGCCCAGAGCAGCGTTACTACCCGGGGGCAGTATTAAACGGTAAGCAGGGTGGGAAGCAAGTGGAGTTCACCATCAAGACAGTCCGTGCACACAAGGGACGTTTGTTATTGACTTTCGATGAGGTCAAAGACCGCACCGCAGCTGATTCGCTGCGCGGAGTGCAGTTCTTCGCTGAACCAATCGAAGAAGAAGATGATGAAGGCTTCTACGACCACGAGTTGGAGGGACTCAAAGTCGTCCTTGAAGGCGCGTCCATCGGTGAAGTCACTGGCATCACCCACGGCACGCAACAGTCACTGCTGGAAATCAAACTAGATAATGGCAAGGAAGCCCTCATCCCATTCGTGGAAGAGATCGTTCCAGAAATAGACCTTGAGGAAGGCACCTGCACAATTACACCACCGGAAGGGCTGCTTGAGCTGTGAGGATTGACGTAGCCACTATCTTCCCGGAATATCTCGATCCACTCCGCCACGCGCTTTTGGGCAAGGCGATTGAGCAAGGCCGTCTCAACGTCGGTGTGCATGACCTGCGCTCATGGGCGACAGGTGCGCACAAGACTGTCGATGACTCGCCGGCCGGCGGTGGGCCAGGCATGGTGATGAAGCCTGAGGTATGGGGGCCAGCACTCGACGACATTGCCGCGGGCAACACCGAAGGCAGCGAACTAGCTTCAGCATTGCCGCATCTTAACCGCCCACGCCATGATGAGCTCGAAGGTATTGGCGGGCACTCCTATGAGCCAACTGGGGAGGATTCATCTTTGCCGTTGCTGCTCGTCCCAACGCCCACGGGCAAACCCTTCACCCAAGATGATGCACGACAGTGGTCGCATGAGGAGCACATTGTGTTTGCCTGTGGCCGCTACGAAGGAATCGATCAGCGCGTAATTGATGATGCCCACAAGCGCTACCGCGTGCGGGAAGTCTCCATCGGCGATTATGTTCTCATCGGCGGGGAAGTAGCAGTACTGGTTATCGCGGAAGCAGTTGTCCGTTTGATTCCCGGCGTGTTGGGCAACAAGCGCTCCCATGAAGAGGACTCATTTTCTGATGGCCTGCTGGAAGGCCCTAGCTACACCAAGCCACGCGTGTGGCGTGAGCTGGAAATCCCAGAGGTTCTCACGTCCGGCAATCATGGTCTGGTCGACCGCTGGCGTAGAGAGCAATCCCTCAAGCGCACTTTTGAGCGCCGGCCGGAATTGCTAGCCGGGGCGCATCTGGACAAGGCCG
This region of Corynebacterium casei LMG S-19264 genomic DNA includes:
- the rimM gene encoding ribosome maturation factor RimM (Essential for efficient processing of 16S rRNA) is translated as MELLIGRVIKSHGIKGEVSVDVTTDSPEQRYYPGAVLNGKQGGKQVEFTIKTVRAHKGRLLLTFDEVKDRTAADSLRGVQFFAEPIEEEDDEGFYDHELEGLKVVLEGASIGEVTGITHGTQQSLLEIKLDNGKEALIPFVEEIVPEIDLEEGTCTITPPEGLLEL
- the trmD gene encoding tRNA (guanosine(37)-N1)-methyltransferase TrmD yields the protein MRIDVATIFPEYLDPLRHALLGKAIEQGRLNVGVHDLRSWATGAHKTVDDSPAGGGPGMVMKPEVWGPALDDIAAGNTEGSELASALPHLNRPRHDELEGIGGHSYEPTGEDSSLPLLLVPTPTGKPFTQDDARQWSHEEHIVFACGRYEGIDQRVIDDAHKRYRVREVSIGDYVLIGGEVAVLVIAEAVVRLIPGVLGNKRSHEEDSFSDGLLEGPSYTKPRVWRELEIPEVLTSGNHGLVDRWRREQSLKRTFERRPELLAGAHLDKADIKYLEGLGWTSA